The proteins below are encoded in one region of Triticum aestivum cultivar Chinese Spring chromosome 1B, IWGSC CS RefSeq v2.1, whole genome shotgun sequence:
- the LOC123097460 gene encoding BTB/POZ and MATH domain-containing protein 1-like: MRASTSLCTPSVVRGTHTFKIAGYSLQRGLGIGRYLSSAAFDVGGYFWCIEYYPDGEMEMENGDYASIALDFASTNSEVRAYFEVRLADQANKLPPLVLLSKNMPIVFRSHPPTYVGKDFLQPSVYLRDDNLAIECSITVLAESKVAVTTTSIDIQVPPSDLSNNLVELLKAGEETDVTFKVRGESFRAHKIVLAMRSPVFKAVLFGPMGDRTRRTMNIEGIQPAIFSALLHFIYTDSLPSMGHLYGDDGEEMVKHLVMAADRYAMERMKVICESILCKNLNVQNVTTTLALADRYHCNQLKNACLEFITSPDRIDNVVASEGYAKLKRSRPAIIVDIFERETKSRKI, translated from the coding sequence ATGAGGGCGTCAACATCATTGTGCACCCCTTCTGTGGTCCGAGGAACACACACTTTCAAGATTGCTGGCTATAGCCTTCAAAGGGGCCTCGGCATTGGCAGGTACTTGTCGTCCGCTGCCTTTGATGTCGGCGGATACTTTTGGTGCATTGAGTACTACCCCGAcggggagatggagatggaaaatgGGGACTATGCGTCTATTGCCCTAGATTTTGCGAGCACCAACTCTGAGGTGAGGGCGTACTTCGAGGTTAGGTTAGCCGATCAAGCCAACAAGCTGCCGCCATTGGTGTTGCTCTCCAAAAATATGCCGATAGTGTTTCGCTCTCATCCGCCAACCTATGTAGGCAAAGACTTCCTGCAACCATCGGTGTACCTGCGGGATGACAACCTTGCGATTGAATGCTCTATCACAGTTCTGGCAGAATCCAAGGTGGCAGTAACGACAACTTCCATTGACATCCAAGTGCCTCCCTCAGACCTATCTAATAATCTCGTAGAATTACTTAAGGCGGGGGAGGAAACGGATGTCACATTCAAGGTTAGAGGGGAGAGTTTCCGTGCACACAAGATTGTGCTTGCAATGCGGTCACCGGTCTTCAAAGCGGTTCTCTTTGGGCCGATGGGCGACAGGACAAGGCGAACCATGAACATAGAAGGTATACAACCTGCTATTTTCAGTGCATTGCTTCACTTCATCTACACAGATTCGTTACCTTCCATGGGACATCTTTATGGAGATGATGGTGAAGAAATGGTCAAGCACTTGGTCATGGCCGCAGATAGGTATGCCATGGAGAGGATGAAGGTGATATGTGAGAGCATCCTTTGCAAGAATCTTAATGTTCAAAACGTCACTACTACTTTAGCTCTAGCCGACCGTTATCACTGCAACCAACTCAAAAATGCTTGCCTTGAGTTTATCACTTCTCCAGATAGAATAGACAATGTTGTGGCAAGTGAAGGGTATGCTAAACTCAAAAGATCCCGTCCTGCTATCATAGTTGATATTTTTGAGAGGGAAACTAAGTCCCGCAAAATTTAG
- the LOC123143388 gene encoding pentatricopeptide repeat-containing protein At1g07740, mitochondrial: MLPNSRARHRRDPSKLLYKPRPPPEPHPFLLHLKSLPSPVAAAAALLSAPRRLHDHPFASCVLYRLARARLFPLLLPLLSALRARRAPLRATVFAGLIDRLGAASRPDAALIVFFRAVPAFCSHSNATFHALIHCLVCNGRVDAARNMLPRAAKLGVRPNAVSYNIILKGLCGRDGSAGARVVLDEMLGRGVRPTVVTFNTLVGAACQEGDVGAAERLKEEMVRRGVSPNAVTYSLLMRGLCDAGRQDDAKKLMFDMEYQGCQTEAVNYGVLMSAYARQGDVDAIRGLLSDMRMRKLGPDDASYNVLIKCLCDSGRVEEAHKALVEMQLKDGMAPSAATYRVLADGCCRAGDFGLGLRVFNAMLSSGHRPLGHTFKHLAKGLGEDGKAEEACFVLEKMAESGVCMDAEGWRSLATCVCSGSAGEVKLVDELALSS; encoded by the coding sequence ATGCTTCCGAACTCGAGAGCCCGCCACCGGCGCGACCCGAGCAAGCTCCTCTACAAGCCgcgcccgccgccggagccgcacccGTTCCTGCTCCACCTCAAGTCGCTCCCTTCGCCGGTCGCCGCGGCGGCCGCGCTCCTCTCGGCGCCGCGCCGCCTCCACGACCACCCCTTCGCCTCCTGCGTGCTCTACCGCCTGGCCCGCGCGCGCCTCTTcccgctcctcctcccgctcctctccGCGCTCCGCGCCCGCCGCGCCCCGCTCCGCGCCACCGTCTTCGCCGGGCTCATCGACCGCCTCGGCGCCGCCTCCCGCCCCGACGCGGCCCTCATCGTCTTCTTCCGCGCCGTTCCCGCCTTCTGCTCCCACTCCAACGCCACCTTCCACGCGCTGATCCACTGCCTCGTCTGCAACGGACGCGTGGATGCCGCCCGGAACATGCTCCCCCGGGCCGCCAAGCTCGGCGTCCGCCCCAACGCCGTCTCCTACAACATCATCCTCAAGGGGCTGTGCGGCCGGGACGGGTCCGCGGGCGCCCGCgtggtgctcgacgaaatgctcgGCCGCGGCGTCCGGCCCACGGTGGTCACCTTCAACACGCTGGTGGGGGCGGCGTGCCAGGAGGGGGACGTGGGCGCGGCGGAGCGGCTCAAGGAAGAGATGGTGCGCCGGGGCGTCTCGCCGAACGCCGTGACATACTCCCTCCTGATGCGGGGTCTCTGCGACGCCGGTCGGCAGGACGACGCCAAGAAGCTGATGTTCGACATGGAGTACCAGGGCTGCCAGACCGAGGCGGTGAACTACGGCGTGCTGATGAGCGCCTACGCGAGGCAGGGCGACGTTGACGCCATCAGGGGGCTGCTCTCCGACATGCGCATGCGCAAGCTCGGGCCCGACGACGCGAGCTACAACGTCCTGATCAAGTGCCTGTGTGACAGCGGCAGGGTGGAGGAGGCGCACAAGGCGCTCGTCGAGATGCAGCTCAAAGATGGCATGGCGCCAAGCGCGGCGACTTACCGCGTCCTGGCCGACGGGTGCTGCAGAGCCGGCGATTTCGGGTTGGGGCTACGGGTTTTCAACGCCATGCTGTCCAGCGGGCATCGCCCCCTAGGTCACACCTTCAAGCACCTGGCGAAAGGGCTGGgcgaggacggcaaggcggaggaaGCCTGCTTCGTCTTGGAGAAGATGGCGGAGAGTGGGGTGTGCATGGATGCAGAAGGGTGGCGGTCTCTTGCAACATGCGTCTGCAGCGGCAGCGCAGGTGAGGTGAAGCTCGTCGATGAGCTAGCGTTGTCATCTTGA
- the LOC123143399 gene encoding uncharacterized membrane protein YuiD yields the protein MRATEMLTAAAGAAAGTTPSTASVAGLAGASGGGPAAGAGGNFPLGAALLAFAFANLVNVLSIWLKEKKWDARKFLTSSGVISSLSAAVASLAVAVGQQEGGDSSVFALALVFAAVVMYDASGVRFHTGRQAALLNQIVSDLSPEHPIISTFRPLREPLGHSPFQVFAGALVGCTIAYLMGKSYV from the exons ATGAGGGCCACCGAGATGTTGACCGCCGCGGCGGGGGCTGCCGCCGGGACGACGCCCTCCACGGCCTCGGTGGCCGGCCTGGCCGGGGCCAGCGGGGgcggccccgccgccggcgccggcgggaaCTTCCCCCTCGGCGCCGCCCTCCTCGCCTTCGCCTTCGCCAACCTCGTCAACGTCCTCTCCATCTG GTTAAAGGAGAAGAAATGGGATGCAAGGAAGTTTCTTACTTCTTCTGGGGTCATTTCATCTCTTTCTGCGGCCGTGGCAAGTTTGGCTGTGGCGGTTGGCCAACAAGAAGGCGGAGATAGCTCTGTTTTCGCCCTTGCATTGGTTTTTGCTGCCGTT GTAATGTATGATGCATCAGGAGTTAGGTTTCACACAGGCCGCCAAGCTGCG TTGTTAAATCAAATAGTTTCTGATTTATCACCGGAACACCCAATTATCTCTACCTTCCGGCCGCTTCGGGAACCTCTTGGACACAGTCCATTTCAG GTTTTTGCTGGAGCGCTTGTTGGTTGTACAATAGCGTATTTAATGGGGAAATCTTATGTATGA